The following are encoded in a window of Astyanax mexicanus isolate ESR-SI-001 chromosome 6, AstMex3_surface, whole genome shotgun sequence genomic DNA:
- the LOC103024579 gene encoding complement C1s subcomponent-like: protein MSRIKRIVSLWMLWMSVCECKESKYGHVQSPLYPEPYPVGLYMQWYLKVPLGYQIQLTFNHLDIEPFANCSKDSLTVLHDNEVLGKFCGQTSTDPHHPGKNPIMSPSNHVQLVFETDESRPQMHLGFFVFYEAVAVDCEIPDLPDLVALTEEHPLTTYKQNITFKCSSIFYQLAGHANFTCDASGNWVSESGQNIYQNAPQCVPECGMNEEFFPRGRVYGGERARLKQIPWQLLMKDRMRVGASLISDRWALTAATVMDIYESHTLKFYGGMIDGKDRNAVIMETEKIIIHPDYERKILGVDRTTYDNDIALVKMSERVPLSFKIRPVCLPEKSAGPVMKGAMGTVSGYGSTENRTKSQFLQYAHLQEYSEVPCFQSNLKITDNMFCAGGDEADSCSGDNGGPLVLPMLGTGSPNKPYRLEGIVSWGPRCGNKEFKGYYTKVQNYLDWIRETMQKN, encoded by the exons ATGAGCAGAATAAAGCGAATAGTGAG tcTATGGATGctatggatgagtgtgtgtgagtgcaagGAATCAAAGTATGGTCATGTTCAGTCCCCTCTGTACCCTGAGCCCTACCCAGTGGGTCTCTATATGCAGTGGTACCTGAAAGTTCCTCTTGGCTACCAAATTCAGCTCACTTTCAACCACCTGGACATTGAACcttttgcaaactgctccaaAGACTCTCTCACA GTTCTGCATGATAATGAAGTTTTGGGGAAGTTCTGTGGCCAGACGTCAACTGACCCTCATCACCCTGGCAAAAATCCCATCATGTCTCCAAGCAACCATGTCCAACTGGTATTTGAGACAGATGAATCAAGGCCTCAGATGCACCTTGGCTTCTTTGTCTTCTATGAAGCAGTTG CTGTGGACTGTGAAATTCCAGATCTTCCAGATCTGGTGGCCCTAACAGAGGAGCATCCACTGACAACATACAAGCAGAATATCACCTTCAAGTGTTCATCAATATTCTACCAGCTGGCTGGACATG CTAACTTCACTTGTGATGCTAGTGGAAACTGGGTATCTGAAAGTGGACAGAATATATACCAGAATGCACCACAGTGTGTTCCAG AGTGTGGCATGAATGAAGAGTTTTTTCCGCGTGGACGGGTTTATGGAGGAGAGAGGGCCAGACTGAAACAGATACCCTGGCAGCTTCTGATGAAAGACCGCATGAGAGTAGGCGCTTCTCTAATTAGTGATCGCTGGGCTCTTACAGCTGCTACTGTTATGGATATATATGAAAGCCATACACTGAAATTCTATGGAGGAATGATTGATGGGAAAGACAGAAATGCAGTTATAATGGAAACGGAGAAAATCATAattcatccagattatgaaaggAAAATATTAGGTGTAGACCGGACAACCTATGATAATGACATTGCCTTGGTGAAGATGTCTGAAAGGGTGCCACTCAGTTTCAAAATCAGGCCAGTGTGTCTGCCAGAGAAGTCAGCTGGACCAGTGATGAAGGGAGCGATGGGAACAGTATCAGGGTATGGATCAACTGAAAACAGAACTAAAAGTCAGTTTCTGCAGTATGCTCATTTACAAGAATATTCAGAAGTTCCTTGTTTTCAAAGCAATTTGAAGATCACTGATAATATGTTCTGTGCTGGAGGAGATGAGGCAGATTCATGTAGCGGTGATAATGGTGGTCCACTAGTCCTTCCAATGCTGGGAACTGGATCTCCAAATAAACCCTACCGACTCGAAGGTATTGTGTCATGGGGTCCTCGATGTGGAAATAAAGAATTtaagggttattacaccaaagtACAGAACTATCTGGACTGGATCAGAGAAACCATGCAGAAGAATTAA